In Mixophyes fleayi isolate aMixFle1 chromosome 4, aMixFle1.hap1, whole genome shotgun sequence, the following proteins share a genomic window:
- the BAG4 gene encoding BAG family molecular chaperone regulator 4 isoform X4, whose translation MIQAAGPLQVSLALLIPPITQLVVRYVNGIEPYTNGSYGAPYNQSSVNPAYTCLHPANPYFPPPSQSPYPVDPYKPSMQPGAPHGPPHWGYPQQGHMSPQGPQYPQYQTPQSMPQQSPRDDSWNVYGGPNHYHWHNAPPAPHNPNSSHYMPSGRGPWPGGEAAVYDVKGASQTPNYNHQRPFTGYHPDIPQPGPLPEPKPNPVPAANPHYSASPQMYNRKEGANQEPVPRAKEANAGTHPSIVKINQVLERVVDLEREVDEFVGRKTDMSYRCLEELLTKELLEIDSVETDGQEGIRQARKDAVRKLQMILESLERKGL comes from the exons ATGATCCAAGCGGCTGGTCCTCTGCAGGTCTCCCTCGCCCTCCTTATCCCCCCAATTACACAGTTGGTGGTCAGGTATGTAAAT GGGATAGAGCCCTATACGAATGGTTCCTATGGGGCACCCTATAACCAGTCCTCTGTGAATCCAGCTTATACTTGCCTCCACCCAGCCAATCCCTATTTCCCACCCCCGTCGCAGTCTCCTTACCCTGTTGATCCCTACAAGCCATCCATGCAGCCAGGAGCTCCTCACGGCCCCCCTCATTGGGGATACCCTCAGCAGGGTCACATGTCTCCGCAGGGTCCCCAGTATCCCCAGTACCAGACTCCG CAGAGCATGCCTCAGCAGAGCCCCAGGGACGACAGCTGGAATGTGTACGGAGGCCCTAACCATTACCACTGGCATAATGCTCCCCCAGCACCGCACAACCCAAACAGCAGTCATTATATGCCAAGTGGCAGAGGTCCATGGCCAGGAGGAGAAGCCGCCGTATATGATGTAAAG GGTGCATCTCAAACACCTAATTACAACCATCAAAGACCGTTCACAGGCTATCACCCTGATATCCCTCAACCAGGCCCACTTCCCGAACCGAAGCCTAACCCTGTTCCAGCAGCTAATCCTCATTACAGCGCCTCTCCCCAAATGTACAACAGGAAGGAGGGTGCAAACCAAGAACCTGTTCCCAGGGCCAAAGAAGCCAACGCTGGCACCCATCCTAGCATTGTAAAGATCAACCAGGTCCTGGAAAGGGTGGTGGATCTAGAGAGAGAGGTGGATGAGTTTGTAGGGAGAAAGACTGACATGAGTTACCGCTGTTTAGAAGAGCTGTTGACCAAGGAATTATTAGAAATAGATTCAGTAGAAACTGACGGGCAGGAAGGTATTCGGCAGGCACGGAAAGATGCCGTTAGAAAACTGCAGATGATTCTGGAGTCGCTGGAGAGGAAGGGGCTGTGA